Proteins found in one Flavobacterium channae genomic segment:
- a CDS encoding SusC/RagA family TonB-linked outer membrane protein, which produces MRSKFKWIFTLLVAFTMQFSFAQEKTVTGVVSDELGPIAGANVVVEGTTRGTTTDFDGNYTIKAKQGEVLVISYTGKKTAKVTIAAASSYNVALKDDVVEGVDVVVVGYGKTTKEAFTGTATVVAKENLEAKTVSNISQALRGEVAGVNVITGSGAPGSDATIRIRGFGSVNGNQSPLYVVDGAPYSSDISAINPADIENITVLKDAAATSIYGSRGANGVILVTTKQGKAGKSVIAVDFKTSINTLSLPQYDVIDSPEEYIETSWSQLKTTGMVQGFLDPAAFANLNLYNSTGTGIAMNEFYNIWNVQGSQLIDPATGKIASGVSRRYNPTKWSDAAFGTGVRNEANVQFSGGDGSTRYSTSFGYLDDQGYTIKSNYKRYTARINLEHKPKEWLKIGANMAYTGARYTNSSSDEGSSGSSGNIFALTNTTPAIYDVYLRDAAGNLVADPIFGGVQYDYGSDYSRRAWTATNGIADAQYDLSQTDANTILGNFNIGVDLTKNLSFETRYSGQYQQFDGATRNNPYYGGWAANFGFLSKDESSTVNQNFLQLLRFNKSFGSHNLEVFAAHESTSNLFKDFNAAATRAIMPNTLDLAQYTTPYGRATSYSQRWTLDSYFGQLNYNYNQKYFLTGSVRRDGSSRFINNKWGTFGSAGLGWIVSKEDFMSKLSFIDFLKLKASYGLIGDQGTSLQYGWQLSSINQTPGGDYSFTESSTLANPNLTWETSKIAQFGIESTWFNETLDVNVDYYVKNTENLFFTQTLPPFLGYTNQQINDGKLQNSGVEFDVMGHLIKAKSAGGFKLSVGVNGEILTNKITEMPIDPATGEPKVLDGRLSEGHSLYDWYLREWAGVDPATGSAMWNLYYDDLNDNGVFDNADAPIGSMTIYMSQNPDANVRKTTTTAYAQATQKYTGKSAIPDVRGSFRLNTSYKNFDLTAQVGYSIGGYVYDNGYATLMSNSGLLGANNWHRDIHNAWKQYGDVTDVPRLTTGVSTDVQFNSASSRFLTKADYLSLNNVRLGYNIPSSYLQKLHLSKFNLFLSGDNLLMFSKRDGLNPQTLINSSNSGIYMPMTTFSFGTKIEF; this is translated from the coding sequence ATGAGATCGAAGTTCAAATGGATTTTTACGCTTTTAGTAGCGTTTACAATGCAGTTTTCGTTCGCGCAAGAGAAAACTGTTACGGGTGTAGTTTCTGACGAACTAGGCCCAATTGCAGGTGCTAACGTTGTTGTTGAAGGAACAACTCGTGGTACTACTACAGATTTTGATGGTAATTATACTATCAAGGCTAAACAAGGTGAAGTTTTAGTAATTTCTTACACAGGTAAGAAGACGGCTAAAGTAACCATTGCTGCAGCAAGTTCTTACAACGTTGCATTAAAAGATGATGTTGTTGAAGGGGTTGATGTTGTAGTTGTAGGTTATGGTAAAACTACAAAAGAAGCGTTTACTGGTACGGCGACTGTTGTAGCGAAAGAAAATTTAGAAGCGAAAACTGTTTCAAATATTTCTCAAGCTTTAAGAGGTGAGGTTGCTGGGGTTAATGTAATTACTGGTTCTGGTGCTCCAGGTAGCGATGCTACAATTCGTATTCGTGGATTTGGTTCTGTTAATGGTAATCAATCTCCATTATATGTTGTAGATGGCGCTCCTTATAGTAGTGATATCAGTGCTATTAATCCTGCTGATATTGAAAATATTACTGTTTTAAAAGATGCTGCTGCTACTTCTATTTATGGTTCTAGAGGTGCTAATGGGGTTATTTTGGTTACTACAAAACAAGGTAAAGCTGGTAAGTCGGTTATTGCTGTTGATTTTAAAACTAGTATTAATACATTGTCTTTGCCTCAGTATGATGTTATTGATTCTCCAGAAGAGTATATTGAAACTTCTTGGAGTCAATTAAAGACTACAGGTATGGTTCAAGGGTTCTTAGATCCAGCTGCTTTTGCTAATTTAAATTTATATAATAGTACTGGTACGGGAATTGCAATGAATGAGTTCTATAATATATGGAATGTTCAAGGTTCTCAGCTTATTGATCCAGCTACAGGGAAAATTGCTAGTGGTGTAAGTAGAAGATATAATCCAACTAAATGGTCTGATGCGGCTTTTGGTACTGGTGTAAGAAACGAGGCTAATGTTCAGTTTAGTGGTGGAGATGGTTCTACGCGTTATTCTACATCTTTTGGTTATTTGGATGATCAAGGTTATACAATTAAGTCAAATTATAAGCGTTATACAGCTAGAATTAATTTAGAACACAAGCCTAAAGAATGGTTGAAAATTGGTGCTAATATGGCTTATACAGGGGCTAGATATACAAATTCTTCAAGTGATGAAGGTAGTTCTGGTTCTTCTGGAAATATATTTGCATTAACAAATACTACTCCTGCTATTTATGATGTGTATTTAAGAGATGCTGCTGGTAATTTAGTTGCTGATCCGATTTTTGGTGGTGTACAATATGATTACGGAAGTGATTACTCTCGTAGAGCTTGGACTGCTACAAATGGTATAGCTGATGCTCAATATGATTTGTCTCAAACTGATGCTAATACAATTTTAGGTAACTTTAATATCGGAGTTGATTTAACTAAAAATTTAAGTTTTGAAACTCGTTATAGTGGACAATATCAACAGTTTGATGGCGCTACTAGAAATAATCCTTATTACGGAGGATGGGCTGCAAATTTTGGATTTTTGTCAAAAGATGAAAGTTCTACGGTAAATCAAAATTTCTTACAATTATTGCGTTTTAATAAATCTTTTGGATCTCATAATTTAGAAGTTTTTGCTGCTCATGAGTCAACTTCAAATTTGTTTAAAGATTTTAACGCTGCTGCTACTAGAGCTATTATGCCTAATACTTTAGATTTGGCTCAATATACAACTCCTTATGGTAGAGCTACTTCTTATTCTCAAAGATGGACTTTAGATAGTTATTTTGGTCAGTTAAATTATAATTACAATCAAAAGTATTTCTTAACGGGATCAGTAAGAAGAGATGGTTCTTCTCGTTTTATTAATAATAAATGGGGAACATTTGGTTCTGCTGGTTTAGGTTGGATTGTGTCTAAAGAGGACTTTATGTCTAAATTAAGTTTTATTGACTTTTTAAAGTTAAAAGCTAGTTATGGTTTAATTGGTGATCAAGGTACTAGTTTACAATATGGTTGGCAATTATCATCTATAAATCAAACGCCTGGTGGAGATTACTCATTCACTGAAAGTTCAACTTTAGCTAATCCTAATTTGACTTGGGAAACGTCTAAAATTGCTCAGTTTGGTATTGAGTCAACTTGGTTTAATGAAACTTTAGATGTTAATGTTGACTATTATGTTAAAAATACCGAAAATTTATTTTTTACTCAGACATTACCTCCTTTCTTAGGTTATACTAATCAACAAATTAATGATGGTAAATTACAAAATAGTGGTGTTGAGTTTGATGTAATGGGGCATTTAATAAAAGCTAAATCTGCAGGTGGTTTTAAATTATCGGTTGGTGTAAATGGTGAAATCTTAACAAATAAGATTACAGAAATGCCTATAGATCCTGCAACAGGAGAGCCTAAAGTTTTAGATGGTAGATTATCTGAAGGTCATTCTTTATATGATTGGTATTTGCGTGAGTGGGCTGGTGTAGATCCTGCTACTGGTTCTGCTATGTGGAATTTATATTATGATGATTTAAATGATAATGGTGTTTTTGATAATGCTGATGCGCCAATTGGTAGTATGACGATTTATATGAGTCAAAATCCTGATGCTAATGTAAGAAAAACAACTACTACTGCTTATGCTCAAGCTACTCAAAAATATACTGGTAAATCTGCTATTCCTGATGTTAGAGGTTCATTCCGTTTGAATACTTCATATAAAAACTTTGATTTAACTGCTCAAGTTGGTTATAGCATTGGTGGTTATGTATACGATAATGGTTATGCTACATTAATGAGTAATAGTGGTTTATTAGGGGCTAACAACTGGCATAGAGACATTCACAATGCATGGAAGCAATATGGTGATGTAACAGATGTTCCTAGATTAACAACAGGTGTAAGTACAGATGTTCAATTTAATTCTGCTTCTTCTCGTTTCTTAACAAAAGCGGATTATTTATCTTTAAATAATGTTAGATTAGGTTATAATATCCCATCTAGTTACTTACAAAAATTACATTTATCTAAATTTAATTTATTTTTATCTGGAGACAATTTGTTAATGTTTAGTAAAAGAGATGGATTAAATCCACAGACTTTAATAAACTCTTCAAACTCTGGTATTTATATGCCAATGACTACATTTAGTTTTGGTACTAAAATTGAATTCTAA